The Rhinoderma darwinii isolate aRhiDar2 unplaced genomic scaffold, aRhiDar2.hap1 Scaffold_2251, whole genome shotgun sequence genome has a window encoding:
- the ZFTRAF1 gene encoding LOW QUALITY PROTEIN: zinc finger TRAF-type-containing protein 1 (The sequence of the model RefSeq protein was modified relative to this genomic sequence to represent the inferred CDS: inserted 1 base in 1 codon): protein MCAGCFIHLLADARLKEEQATCPNCRCEISKSLCCRNLAVEKAVSELPSDCGFCMKAFPRSLLDRHKKEECQDRVTLCXYKRIGCPWQGPYHELPVHESECCHPSKTGNELMEILDEMDQTHKKEMQLYNSIFGLLSFEKIGYTEVQFRPYRTDDFITRLYYETPRFTVLNQTWVLKARVNDSERNPNLSCKRTLSFQLILKSKINSPMECSFLLLKGPYDDVKIQPVIYHFVFTNENNETEYVPLPIIDSVECNKLLAAKNINLRLFIFQIQK from the exons ATGTGCGCCGGGTGTTTCATTCATCTCCTGGCAGACGCCCGGCTGAAGGAGGAGCAGGCCACGTGCCCCAACTGCCGCTGCGAGATCAGCAAGAGCCTGTGCTGCCGGAACCTGGCGGTGGAGAAGGCGGTGAGCGAGCTGCCCTCCGACTGCGGCTTCTGCATGAAAGCGTTCCCGCGCTCGCTGCTGGACAGACACAAGAAGGAGGAGTGTCAGGACCG AGTAACGCTGT AATACAAGAGGATCGGCTGTCCATGGCAGGGTCCGTACCATGAGCTGCCCGTGCATGAATCCGAGTGCTGTCACCCCAGCAAGACCGGCAACGAGCTGATGGAGATCCTGGACGAGATGGACCAAACCCACAAGAAGGAGATGCAGCTGTACAACAGTATCTTCGGGCTGCTGAGCTTCGAGAAGATCGGATACACAG AGGTCCAGTTCCGACCTTACAGAACAGACGACTTCATCACACGCCTGTACTATGAGACTCCACGCTTCACCGTGCTCAACCAGACCTGGGTGCTGAAGGCCCGCGTCAACGACTCCGAGAGGAACCCCAACTTGTCCTGCAAGCGAACCCTCTCCTTCCAGCTCATCCTAAAAAGCAAGATCAACTCCCCCATGGAGTGCTCATTCCTGCTGCTCAAAGGTCCTTACGATGACGTCAAGATCCAGCCGGTCATCTACCACTTTGTGTTCACCAATGAGAACAACGAGACGGAGTACGTGCCGCTGCCCATCATAGACTCTGTGGAATGTAACAAACTGCTGGCGGCAAAGAACATCAACCTGCGGCTCTTTATATTCCAGATCCAGAAGTGA